One Candidatus Peregrinibacteria bacterium DNA segment encodes these proteins:
- the rpsE gene encoding 30S ribosomal protein S5: MPKPGKRPLPKETKEFEETVVEVARVTRVVKGGRRMRFRATVVIGNKKGTVGYGIGKAVEVQLAIQKAVAKAKKRLLRVPLYKGSIPHQIQVKFKSSVVFVKPASEGTGLIAGGALRQILELAGVRNVLSKSLGSNNRVNTAKAAYKALTKLRERPDMETDKVREEAREDTERADPEMKKMSRKEAHEMVNADKRMNKPDKKHADKKAAPKKD, translated from the coding sequence ATGCCTAAACCTGGAAAAAGACCCTTACCCAAAGAAACCAAGGAATTCGAAGAAACCGTGGTTGAAGTCGCTCGTGTAACACGTGTGGTTAAAGGAGGGCGCCGCATGCGCTTCCGTGCCACCGTTGTGATCGGGAACAAGAAAGGCACCGTGGGTTATGGAATTGGAAAAGCCGTGGAAGTGCAGCTCGCCATTCAAAAAGCAGTGGCTAAAGCCAAAAAGCGTTTGCTGCGCGTGCCTCTTTATAAAGGAAGCATCCCCCACCAAATTCAAGTGAAATTCAAATCTTCTGTGGTCTTCGTCAAACCTGCCAGTGAAGGTACCGGACTCATTGCCGGAGGAGCCCTTCGCCAAATTCTGGAACTCGCCGGCGTACGCAATGTGCTCTCCAAATCTCTCGGTTCCAACAATCGTGTGAACACTGCTAAGGCCGCCTACAAGGCGCTCACCAAGCTGCGTGAACGCCCCGACATGGAAACCGACAAGGTTCGTGAAGAAGCTCGTGAAGACACCGAACGCGCTGATCCTGAAATGAAGAAAATGTCTCGCAAAGAAGCCCACGAAATGGTGAATGCAGACAAACGCATGAACAAACCCGATAAAAAACACGCTGACAAGAAAGCAGCCCCTAAAAAAGATTAA
- a CDS encoding type Z 30S ribosomal protein S14 gives MAKLSMINKATKRRKAVAHRRSLGLKPKPGQAVKMYNRCGKCGRVRGYMRKFDLCRICFRELARSGAIMGLKKSSW, from the coding sequence ATGGCTAAACTCTCGATGATCAATAAGGCGACCAAAAGACGTAAGGCAGTAGCCCACCGTCGCTCCTTGGGTCTCAAACCCAAGCCAGGTCAAGCGGTTAAAATGTACAACCGTTGTGGAAAATGTGGACGCGTTCGCGGTTACATGCGAAAATTCGACCTCTGCCGTATCTGTTTCCGAGAACTGGCTCGCAGTGGAGCCATCATGGGCCTCAAAAAATCTTCCTGGTAA
- the rpsQ gene encoding 30S ribosomal protein S17: protein MRSKKGVVVSKSGLKTIVVEAETSKTHPKYKKRYTVHARFHAHDEENAYKVGDVVTIYETRPLSKLKRWTVTQPTQSK from the coding sequence ATGCGAAGTAAAAAAGGCGTTGTCGTCTCAAAATCTGGACTCAAGACCATCGTTGTGGAAGCAGAAACTTCCAAGACGCATCCTAAGTACAAAAAGCGCTACACCGTTCATGCTCGTTTCCACGCGCACGACGAGGAAAACGCTTACAAGGTAGGAGACGTGGTAACCATCTACGAAACTCGTCCTCTGTCTAAACTGAAACGTTGGACCGTAACTCAGCCCACTCAAAGCAAATAA
- the rplE gene encoding 50S ribosomal protein L5: MPAKKPVQNEAMTELLKESGRSNPHALPILKKVSVHVGIGSMVTGGNKDFSHVEKNLLDVTGQKPVVRKARMAISNFKLRKGLPVGIHVTLRGNRMNDFIGRLVNIALPRVRDFRGISVRGFDGHGNFALGLEDCTIFPEVNQENMTRGHGMQINVCTTARSNREAYLFLKSLGFPFRDEINVEGKVARKAQ, encoded by the coding sequence ATGCCCGCAAAGAAACCTGTACAAAACGAAGCCATGACCGAACTCTTAAAAGAGTCCGGCCGCAGCAATCCTCATGCCCTCCCCATTCTTAAGAAGGTGAGCGTGCATGTGGGTATCGGCAGCATGGTCACCGGAGGGAACAAAGATTTCTCTCACGTTGAGAAGAACCTGCTCGACGTCACTGGTCAAAAGCCTGTGGTTCGCAAAGCCCGTATGGCCATTTCCAACTTCAAACTTCGTAAAGGTCTCCCTGTGGGCATTCACGTAACCCTTCGTGGAAACCGCATGAATGACTTCATTGGCCGACTTGTGAACATTGCCCTTCCCCGTGTACGCGACTTCCGCGGAATCTCAGTTCGAGGTTTCGATGGACATGGAAATTTTGCACTTGGACTCGAAGACTGCACCATTTTCCCCGAAGTGAACCAAGAAAACATGACTCGTGGCCACGGAATGCAAATCAACGTTTGCACCACTGCCAGAAGCAACCGCGAAGCCTATCTTTTCTTGAAAAGTCTCGGCTTCCCCTTCCGCGATGAAATCAACGTCGAAGGTAAAGTGGCTCGCAAGGCTCAATAA
- the rplO gene encoding 50S ribosomal protein L15, giving the protein MKQHTLKPTPGSTKSKLRRGRGLSRGNYSGRGMKGQNSRSGGGVRPGFEGGQTPLIRRMPKLKGFLNPNKVTYMPINLADLNVFKDGEKVDAKVLHAKKLIKALGKVKLLGNGELTVKVKLTVNRASATALEKAEKAGAEVTVLEKTAE; this is encoded by the coding sequence ATGAAGCAACACACACTCAAACCCACCCCCGGTAGCACCAAATCCAAACTTCGTCGCGGACGCGGGCTCAGCCGTGGAAACTATTCTGGACGCGGAATGAAAGGACAAAACTCTCGTTCTGGAGGAGGTGTACGCCCTGGATTCGAAGGAGGACAAACTCCCCTCATCCGACGTATGCCCAAGCTCAAAGGATTCTTGAATCCGAATAAAGTCACCTACATGCCCATCAATTTGGCAGATCTCAACGTCTTCAAGGACGGGGAAAAAGTGGACGCTAAAGTGCTGCATGCCAAAAAGCTCATCAAAGCACTTGGAAAAGTAAAATTGCTCGGAAACGGAGAGCTCACCGTAAAAGTGAAACTCACGGTGAATCGTGCTTCTGCTACTGCCCTTGAAAAGGCAGAAAAAGCCGGCGCAGAAGTCACTGTTTTAGAAAAAACGGCTGAATAA
- the rplX gene encoding 50S ribosomal protein L24 translates to MKIKTGDNVVVIAGKDRNKTGKVLRVLEKSNRVVVEGLNMVVRHVKKTATKKGSKSTFEASIAASNVMLIDPKTKKASRVGYRNNKDGKKERIAKKSNTVL, encoded by the coding sequence ATGAAAATCAAGACTGGAGACAATGTCGTCGTGATCGCTGGAAAGGACCGCAATAAAACCGGAAAGGTTCTACGCGTCCTCGAAAAGAGCAATCGCGTAGTGGTAGAAGGCCTCAACATGGTCGTTCGCCACGTGAAGAAGACCGCCACCAAGAAAGGATCCAAGAGCACCTTCGAAGCTTCTATTGCAGCTTCCAATGTGATGCTCATCGACCCCAAGACTAAAAAAGCAAGCCGCGTCGGTTACCGTAATAACAAAGACGGTAAAAAAGAACGCATCGCTAAAAAAAGTAACACCGTACTCTAA
- the rpmC gene encoding 50S ribosomal protein L29 — translation MTNQAKPIDELKKELAHLRVDLKTGKSKQSHKVKDLKRQIARIHTFNKQSSPNN, via the coding sequence ATGACAAACCAAGCTAAACCCATAGACGAACTCAAAAAAGAACTGGCTCACCTTCGTGTGGATCTCAAGACCGGAAAGAGCAAGCAAAGCCATAAAGTAAAAGACCTTAAAAGGCAAATCGCTCGTATTCATACCTTCAATAAACAGAGCTCTCCTAACAATTAA
- the rplN gene encoding 50S ribosomal protein L14 yields the protein MIQQQSNLMVADNSGAKEVMCIKVLGSSKRRYAYIGDEIVVSVKKAAPKGAVKQKSVQRAVIVRMTKTLHRKDGSSVRFDENAVVIVGKDGVPKGTRVFGPVARELRERGYQKIISLAPEVL from the coding sequence ATGATTCAGCAACAATCCAATCTCATGGTCGCCGACAACAGTGGTGCAAAAGAAGTGATGTGCATCAAGGTTCTCGGCTCCTCCAAGCGTCGCTACGCTTACATCGGTGACGAAATCGTTGTGAGTGTAAAAAAAGCGGCCCCAAAGGGAGCTGTGAAACAAAAGTCTGTTCAACGCGCAGTGATTGTACGTATGACCAAGACGCTTCACCGAAAAGATGGATCTTCCGTTCGTTTCGATGAAAACGCCGTGGTGATCGTCGGAAAAGACGGAGTGCCAAAAGGAACTCGTGTCTTCGGACCTGTAGCTCGTGAACTCCGCGAACGTGGATATCAAAAAATCATTTCTTTAGCACCTGAAGTACTTTAA
- the rplF gene encoding 50S ribosomal protein L6 — MSRIGKNPVLIPSGVTVTKDASGLLTVKGPKGELKWTPHPMITVTVEESQIVVTRDDEDRFKHALHGLTRTLIQNMVTGVTTGFSKVLEINGVGYRVSVAGSKLVLNLGYSHPIEYPTPAGITFKIDDEKKNLLTVSGIDKQLVGQVAAEIRGFRPPEPYLGKGIKYAEERIRRKAGKTASKAA; from the coding sequence ATGTCTCGAATTGGTAAAAATCCGGTGCTCATCCCCTCTGGCGTTACCGTCACCAAGGATGCAAGCGGACTGCTCACGGTCAAAGGGCCTAAAGGAGAACTCAAATGGACTCCTCACCCCATGATCACAGTCACTGTTGAAGAAAGCCAAATCGTAGTGACTCGCGACGATGAAGATCGTTTCAAACACGCTCTCCATGGACTCACTCGCACTCTCATCCAAAACATGGTGACCGGTGTGACTACAGGCTTCAGCAAAGTGCTCGAGATCAACGGAGTGGGTTACCGTGTTTCTGTCGCAGGAAGCAAGCTCGTGCTCAACTTGGGTTACTCTCACCCGATTGAATACCCCACCCCTGCTGGAATCACATTCAAAATCGACGATGAAAAGAAGAATCTGCTCACCGTTTCTGGAATCGACAAGCAACTCGTAGGTCAAGTGGCAGCAGAAATTCGCGGCTTCAGACCTCCAGAGCCTTACCTCGGAAAAGGAATCAAATACGCAGAAGAACGCATCCGTCGCAAGGCGGGTAAGACAGCTTCTAAAGCTGCATAA
- a CDS encoding 50S ribosomal protein L18, with the protein MNSQKAKNQKRAQRHVRIRARISGTDKLPRLIVFRSLRYIYAQLVDDTSGKILVAAHDMQAKSGNKVERAKAVGLEVAEKAKTAGLKACVFDRNGYKYHGRVAALAEGAREGGLKF; encoded by the coding sequence ATGAACTCTCAAAAAGCTAAAAATCAGAAACGCGCTCAGCGCCATGTGCGCATTCGCGCGCGCATCTCCGGCACAGACAAGTTGCCTCGCCTCATTGTGTTCCGCAGTTTACGCTACATTTACGCTCAACTTGTGGACGACACCTCTGGCAAAATCCTTGTGGCCGCTCACGACATGCAAGCCAAATCAGGCAACAAAGTGGAACGTGCCAAAGCCGTTGGTCTAGAAGTCGCTGAAAAAGCCAAGACAGCCGGTCTCAAAGCCTGTGTCTTCGATCGCAATGGTTACAAATATCACGGCCGCGTTGCTGCCCTTGCTGAAGGCGCTCGTGAAGGTGGCCTCAAGTTCTAA
- the rpsH gene encoding 30S ribosomal protein S8: MTLTDPIADLLTRIRNAARARKNFVHVPHSRLKADICAVLKETGYIRESKVTGEGVQKEILIELFEEKRDLTLTLISRPGQRIYVKTREIPKVLNGLGLAILSTPKGVMSGKDARKAKLGGELLCEIY, from the coding sequence ATGACACTCACCGATCCCATTGCCGACCTTCTCACAAGAATCCGAAACGCTGCCCGCGCTCGCAAGAACTTCGTGCACGTTCCTCATTCTCGTCTCAAAGCAGACATTTGTGCCGTGCTCAAAGAAACCGGATACATCCGTGAAAGCAAAGTCACAGGCGAAGGAGTGCAAAAAGAGATTCTGATTGAACTCTTTGAAGAAAAGCGCGACCTCACTCTGACTCTCATCAGCCGTCCGGGTCAACGCATCTATGTAAAGACCCGCGAAATTCCAAAAGTGCTCAACGGACTCGGCCTCGCCATCCTCTCCACTCCCAAAGGAGTGATGAGTGGTAAAGATGCTCGCAAGGCCAAGCTCGGCGGAGAACTCCTCTGTGAAATCTACTAA